A genome region from Pseudomonadota bacterium includes the following:
- a CDS encoding SAM-dependent methyltransferase: protein MSRDHWALDSQVAEYLQAVSVRDDAVLRRLREETALLPQGGMQISPEQGQLMALLVRLMGARKALEVGTFTGYSSLSVARALPPDGRLVACDVSHEWTSVARRYWQEAGVADRIDLRIAPATETLDGLLATGGRGTFDFAFIDADKSGYDAYYERCLELVRPGGLIAIDNVLWSGKVADPNEKDADTVALRVLNTKIHADARVDLSMLPMADGLTLALKR, encoded by the coding sequence ATGAGCAGAGATCACTGGGCCCTCGACTCCCAGGTGGCCGAATACCTGCAAGCCGTATCCGTTCGCGACGACGCCGTGCTGCGCCGGCTGCGCGAGGAGACCGCCCTGCTTCCCCAGGGCGGGATGCAGATCAGCCCGGAGCAGGGGCAGCTGATGGCGCTGCTCGTGCGACTCATGGGCGCGCGCAAGGCGCTCGAGGTGGGCACGTTCACGGGCTACAGCAGCCTCTCGGTCGCACGCGCCCTTCCCCCCGACGGCCGCCTCGTGGCCTGCGACGTGAGCCACGAGTGGACCTCCGTGGCACGACGCTACTGGCAGGAGGCCGGGGTGGCCGACCGCATCGACCTGCGCATCGCCCCCGCCACCGAGACCCTCGACGGTCTGCTGGCCACGGGCGGGCGAGGCACCTTCGACTTTGCCTTCATCGACGCCGACAAGTCGGGCTACGACGCCTACTACGAGCGCTGCCTCGAGCTGGTCCGCCCCGGCGGGCTCATCGCCATCGACAACGTGCTCTGGAGCGGAAAGGTGGCCGACCCGAACGAGAAAGACGCCGACACGGTCGCCCTCCGCGTGCTCAACACGAAGATCCACGCCGACGCGCGCGTGGATCTGAGCATGCTCCCCATGGCAGACGGCCTCACCCTCGCGCTGAAGCGCTGA